The DNA region AAAAAGATTCACGGCACGGGCTTACCACTGAAGACTGTCCTTTAAAAAGTCCGAGCATGGTTGGTTGAGGAGAATGAGATGCTTTGCGAATAGAAACCGTTAGGAACAAATGATCGCATCTGACTTACTGCTGTTACAAAACCCTGAAAGAAAGTTCAAAAGAAACTACGATGAGCGTATGAAGACACCTCAGCAATATAATCAGAAAATCTCTAGATTTTGCAGCCTTACAACTAAAAAGGCAGTGTCTACTGCATACTCGTATAATGAAGATGGTTTTAGTTACATTTGACTGGCCACACTTGTAATGTGTAGGTACAAATTCCAGCACTTAGTGAAATTGGTTTCATCATTGCCAGCATAATTTTTAGCTAAGATATGAAGTAACAACATAAACATGCTCAACGAAATTACTTCCCATTCTGTCATTTAAATTTGAATCAATTACATCCACACACTTGAACAAATTAAGACTCCAGTGTTATAGTCGAACAGTATCCTCATAACACTGTCTTCCATCACCCCTAGTAGTTGAAGACCAACATCGAACATTCAATGTCTCAATCATAACATAAAGCTAAAGTTACATCAACTGATATGCCATTCCACCAAGGATAGCAACCTATAATTGTTGGTGCCATTTCTACAATGAGAATAATTGTTTTTTCATGTTTCAAACGGTGACTTAAGTGTGCAATGGTTAATTTACACCTGGAATGTGTTGGGATGAACAAGGGAATGAGATTGATATTGAATTGAAAACATATTAGGGTAAATCTCAAATTTATAGATTCTTTGCAACACTTCGCACGGGTAGTGTATTATTCTGTATTACTCCACGTAGGTGGTGTTCAGtttttaagataaaataatatcaagatacaatataggattgagttgtgagattattttagtcataggggttagctatgactaattatcccatctgattattcatctatgattgagttgtgaggTTGAATCTTATGAACCGAACACACttcaaatttaatctcggatacaatcttgcaaaccgaacacccctatAATATACATGATTTGTTGTTTTTCTTCTCGACAATTCATGTAAGCCGTGCATTCTATAAAGATAATATACAGAATGATCTTCATACTCTTTATTTTTCGAAtccttttaaaaattttaaagtttTTGTTAAATACTAACTAAttgattattaaaaaaaagtactactcATTCAGTGTGGAAATCAATTGAATCATACTAAGCTAATCCTTACTGTCATCATCGGATCGGAAGGAGTATTTACTAagttaatttcataaaatgttAATTGATCACTAgactttaatttaataaaataaacacaaaaattagtctatttttattttataaacacATCACCATAACATATTATTTTACTAATATATATATCGATTTATTTACTCTTTCTACACTCATAACATATTATTTTACTAATATATACTCTCTATATCccattataaatgaaaaataaaaataatattctctcttactttatcctttCTTCattaacttaaaaaaaataacactaCATGACATCTCGTGcggaaaagcaaatgttgcatatttaataacTAATAATTCAACTTGACAGTGTCGCTCTCTGTAACCCTCACAATCCTCACGCTCTCTCTCCGCCGCCATGAACCTCTCCTCCTCCACCTCAATTTCCTCCACCACGCGGACCTGGAACAGCTCCGGGAGGCTCTGTGGCTCCCACCCCCAACTCAGTCTCTCGATCCCCACTCTCAAGCTCAACCACCAGAAGACGATTATTTGCTCAGCCGCCGCCAAGAGCGGCTCCACTGTGATCGAGCAAGGTCTGGGCGACTCTCGACCGGAAACGAACCGAATCGGAGATCTTAGCCATGTATCCGGCGTGCTAGGAAGCCAGTGGGGGGATGAGGGCAAAGGAAAGCTCGTCGATATTCTCGCTCAGCATTTCGAGATCGTCGCTCGTTGTCAGGTATGTGTGCGAGTTTAATCTCGCTCCAATTTTAGGTTGGATTTTGGAGTAgttttttctttcaaatttaGGGCTTGTAGATATGTGATGTGTGTCTAAAGCTCTCGTTTGGATTGTTACTGCATTCATTATTACTACTAATATCTAATTGAtgattaaaaagaaaacaaaactaGTGGAGAATGTAAAATTTTGATGTGTCGAGTTTCCTATTGCTACTCCTTTCACTGTCATGTGCTGTTTTTTTGGGTAATTTGCTAGAATTGCTTGTTAATAGTTTAGTCCATTGTGGTTAAATTGGctaaataataatttcttttgcTAAATTTAAGTTATTGGGCAAAAATCTATACCTATTGTAACGATTAATAGACCAGGATTTGAGTCACTtagtgtgtgaatgtgtgtgtgtgtttgggtCACTTAGGGTGTGCGAGTGTGAGTTCGAGTCACTTTAGCGGGCGTGCCATCTAACACGAATCTTGTGCGTATGGTTTAGAGTTTCCTTTAATGTGAAGTGTTTGTCTCATGAATAATTATGCCAATTAGATGGTTTGTGTGAGGAAACAATAGATGAATATACTGATTAGCGTGTTGTGTAAATGCATTCAAAGATCTGTTTACGATTGTTAGATGCACAGTAGAAACTACTCGACTGCGTCTAACCATTTAGTGCAGAGACAGAATGTCTCtagtttttatttgaatataaaaTGTCTGAGTTGCACGAAAGAAGATTGTGGATTCATTTTTGCTGCTTACTTTTTTTCTGAAATCTTCAATACCATTTATTGTTAGGGTGGAGCTAATGCAGGACACACAATTTACAACTCAGTGGGCAAAAAGTTTGCACTTCACCTTGTTCCCTCCGGGATCCTGAATGAAGAAACTATCTGCGTGATTGGTAATGGAGTTGTGGTGCATCTACCAGGATTATTTAATGAAGTGGATGGGCTTGAAGCCAACGGAGTCTCTTGCAAAGGAAGAATACTTGTGTCTGACCGTGCTCACCTGTTATTTGATTTTCATCAGGCTGTGGATGGGCTTAGGGAAGCTGAACTTGCTAAGTCATTTATAGGCACTACCAGGAGAGGTATTGGTCCTTGCTATTCGAGCAAGGTTATTCGGAATGGTTTAAGAGTAGGTGACTTGAGGCACATGGATACTTTTCCTCAGAAGCTCGATATTTTATTATCTGACGCTGCGGCAAGATTCAAGGACTTTAACTATACCCCTGAAATGCTCAGGGATGAAGTTGAACAGTACAAGAGGTTTGCCGAGAGGTTGGAACCCTTCATTACTGATACTGTGCATTTCATGAATGATGCCATATCGCGGAAACAGAAGATTTTGGTAGAAGGTGGTCAGGCAACCATGCTGGATATAGATTTTGGAACTTACCCTTTCGTGACTTCTTCTAGTCCATCTGCTGGAGGAATCTGCACCGGTCTTGGTATTGCTCCTAGAGCCCTTGGTGATCTTATAGGCGTGGTAAGAAAAATGCTTTTCTAGTACCCCATGAATTTGTCAAAATTCTAGAAATACTTTGTAAAGTGTTCGATACTTGTACTCTGAATTGTTCTTTGACCTCAGTTTTGACATTGATGCAGGTGAAAGCATACACAACGCGAGTTGGTTCAGGTCCTTTCCCAACAGAAATACTGGGTAAAGACGGCGATGTTCTCAGGTTTGCAGGACAGGAGTTTGGCACTACTACTGGTCGCCCTCGTCGTTGTGGCTGGCTGGACATAGTTGCACTAAAGTACTGTTCTCAGATAAATGGATTCTCGTCTCTTAACCTTACCAAACTTGATGTATTGTCTGATCTACCGGAAATCCAGTTGGGTATTCGTTACAAGCTACCCGATGGCTCACCAGTCCATTCATTCCCTGGAGATCTTCGTCTCCTGGAGCAGATCCAAGTAAGCCTGTCATCTTGCTATCTTTAGAATCAGCTGCGCTCTTACAAACATATCGTGCATTTACCTCATATTGCTCTCTTTTTATAGGTCGAATACGAGGTTATGCCTGGTTGGAAGGTCGACATCTCTTCCATCAGAGAGTACTCCCAGTTACCAAAGGCAGCTCGCGATTACGTAGAGAGGATAGAAGAGCTTGTAGGCGTACCCATCCACTACATAGGCGTTGGACCAGGCCGTGATGCCCTCATATACAAGTAAACATTCAGGGACCCTTGTGAGGGTAAACTCTCCCTTGGAAATTTCTGCAAAAATTTGATCGGCTGACATGAAATTTGTGTAGATTTCTCAACTATTGAGGTCTGCTATAACTCTTTCTGGTTTGTATGGTTGTCGGATCGTCTCACGGGCCAAATTTTTGAGTAGTAGATGGTGTGtgttgttgttagttaaatCTCATCTTCTTGTGGGAGCAAAATTTAAGATTGAAGTTATGACAGGTGGGAACCGTATTCAACTGTGACATTCTAACTTCCTTACCAGAAAAGTAGGACCAAATAGAAATATAGAATAATAATGATTTTTCACTTTTCTTGCAAAATGAACCTAAGATTTTAATTTGCAAATTTTCAGCTGTGGCGGAGTGGATAACATTTTTGTCGGTGTAGTTTCAAGTAAAAATGTCCAACCCAAAAGTCTAATTACTTGTGCATAAATCACTCGATCTCCCTAAATATTAACCAaaaattttaacaaattttgctattgcttctaaAATATTGTGAAAACTCGCGGCTTTTTGTTCCATTTAAGAACGCCAACTAGTGTTGTGAagaatataaataatttcataaaaccTTGTTTTGATTATGTAAATTAAGGGTGTTCGGTTTGGTAAATTAGACGTATAGTATAACCAATTTTTTGTGGATAAAATTTAGTGTCATGATATGAACAATCATGTGTCCTTGTGCTTAGTTCGATAGTTTAGACAAGATTTACCTTTGATGTTTGATGTGCTGTTCGATACATCTTTTACTATGAATGTTGGCACTTATATGACAACATCAATTTTAAGGCAAGTAAATTTGGACTATCGTTTACACGTATTATATACCCCCGATAAAATCAATTTCAAGTCAACTAATTCTGGAGTCTTGGACTATTTTAATGTTGAATAATCTAAACATTATCAAATCAACACGGCTCAAAATTGAGATTTTTCGGAGCCAAGAGCATCTctagtgggcggatgtcccactcggacatccactaggatttcccaaaaacacctcatgccacgtcactaggacttcccatcccactgccacacCACTAGGACATctccttcacaatccgcccttcccaccaGGACTTCCcgtaataaaaaaatcacaaattcacaaataaagcaatttacgtttacggaaataaaatttcaacacgaatatgAACGAGAAAAATtatcaacttcattaaaaaaacatacatgatttgaaaaaaaaaattacatagtaataaaacaaaaaaagtaataacatcaacgtcaacccctccgcgtccaaacctcttcgataatatcgtgctgaagtcgaacatgggcatctgtttgccgcatgtcggaaaatgcacgcatccgctcgacctctccatgaggtacccccatattcacattcgcggtggccacgccgtgacttggacctgcacccgtatcatcttcattggtccactgagtcagttccgcagcttcattttcgacaatcatgttgtgcattacgatacatgcgtacatgacatcgccgatgttgggaatataccactgccgtgcaggaccctttactaccgcccatcgactctggagcacaccaaatgcccgctccacatccttgcgcactgcttcctgacggctcgcaaagtatgacttcttttgtccgagcggatgcttgattgccttcacaaagacgggccagtttgggtatatcccatccgccaaatagtatcccatattgtgctggttgccgttggcgacgaaactgatggcgggaccaacgccattgcactgagcgttgaacaggggcgacgattggagaacgttgatgtcgttgttcgacccgacgactccaaaataagcatgccatatccacagccggtagtcagctacagcttcaaggatcatcgtaggatgcttggctttgaagccggtagtgtacatccccttccaggcggcggggcagttcttccactcccaatgcatacaatctatgctgcccaacatcccagggaacccgtgcaccgacccatgcatatctatcagcctctggcagtcttcggggctcggactccgaagataccgctccccgaatatcgctctcacgcccgcgcaaaaattctgcacacactcgacggctgtcgactcaccaatgtggaggtactcgtcgaacatgtcggccgcgcctccgtacgccagttgtctgattgcgacagtgcacttctgtaagggcatgagtccgggtttgccaactgcatcctccctgatcctaaaatacaggtatcttctctctaaagcacccacgatatgcataaacaacggacgatgcatcctaaaacgtcgccggaataaggcatccccaaaacgcggctgcggagcgaagtagtcatgatacaaccgaatatgtgcagcaatgtggtcacagGGTAATATAGTTCGATGACGGATCGGTCGAtgtaccgccgcctgctgccgccgctgctccctctggtgtagcagcctatctatcacaccttccacagcgacctccaattcatcctcgctatcactgtcactagccattttagatatacttgaaaatagAGATGTACAGACaaaaacttgttaacacaagtggtgcgaatgaaatgaagttcaacgagccgtatatatagagtttaaaaaaaattaaatatcggACGTcggacccacgccacaatggcggacgtccgcccgcccgtcgcccccacgtccgaggacatccgacgtccttacgggacgtccgtatctgagttgaaacgccacaatggcggacgtcccggtcgcccgtcgtggatgtccgaccggacgtccgccattggagatgctctaatgaaGTCATTAATTAGCAAAATCATAAATTAAACCTCCCAAAATATGGATAAATAATTACTCCCCATTCAGTACACAGAAgtagacatgcacaaaccgaactgGACCGCCGGTtcacaaaccggaaccggcgccaGAGGTTCGAACCGGATggcggttcaggttcaaaaaaagcatgaaccgtaaccgccggttcgccggtttgaaccggcggttcagcggTTCCAACGGTAGGATTCCGGCTAGGACGCAGGTTTTCAGgctaggtgtgcagaaaaatcggcggtttctgacgtaaaccgccggtttgaacgGTTCAGCacctttttcaggtggcagcgtataggtggcagtgtataggcctgaaaaccggtcagaaaccgtggactgaaccgccggttcaggcggtaaaccgaccgaaatttgaaatttgaatttttttttcttccaattttactcctataaatactccacttcccccatcatttttactcaccccattcttgtgttaacaaggatttcattctcagtctaaatttctctattctctatccccattctctctaattgctcaagttgtttactactatatttgttgttgtgttcgtaatttaccatttattcaatactccatattctatactactttcattttgcattatgtcttcttctcgtggtggaccaggacgtggtgatcggggcaaaggaattgcccaagatcaaagtagtcgtcccaAAAGATCAAAGCAACTTAGTCGTCGAGAAGTtgtggaagaggtttcccgagtggcggctgaacgcattcaagtaagttctaaaaaataaaattatttttacaattcataatttcttaAGAttctgttttttaatttttttttgtgttcctaattaaaacttcaacttatataatatttatagatagaagaagatcataggatgatcatgctactcgctgaaatgcatcaaggtggggggaGGGGTGGTGGTAGTTCCCAACAACAAGATGAtgagtacgacgtgtctatatcgtcggactcggacaacaatgatgatagatttcattctcgtattccgtctagcaccggcggaaatgaggacatgcctccccctccacccactaaaaaAGCAttgaaatttgatatttttgttaaacactacaagaaggtcccagTGGTAATTCCAAGTCCTAATGATCcgctctctcaagaagagacatcggcgtttcatgcatattgtaactattgtgataaagtctacaaatttgtgAGTGGTGGGGGATGGCACCCTCtgtcgtcatttggtgacaaagcatccggtagaatgtggcactgcctctacccaaacccaactaaacttccaatccggtggctcgggttcgtcaggtacgcctctttttaaatatgatcctaaaaattttgctgacgttatgactagatgggttgcaatgaagcattttccttttaatgtttatgatgacaaaaaaattgaggttactatgcaaagtggtttgaacgtaatgtcaaaagagtaggtcgaatgaccgttcaacgatctaccgttcgacaatgtttggagaaaaaagttgaattatcacgttatttactcaacttgggacaaagtgaacatttgctcagatgtatggactgattgttttaatagacattcatacatgggcattacggttcaatttgtggacaatagttggactttggacaagcgtttgattggttttagagaatttgagacaccacacactgcacccgaaattgcttctttaattattcaagttttgaatgaatttcaattatgcaataagatattttctgttggttttgataatgcaactgctaacactgcaagtattaatgacttgattgcggcttgtgctccggttattggttgtaagtattttcatcaaagatgcatatatcatattttgaatttatgtgtacaagatgagCTTGAATTATGTgacaaaagcatgttagtcctattagaactgcagttagattaatccatcaaaagccgccTATTGGCAAGCTTGGAAGtagtattgccatcaaaagaagataagatatacgaattttaccatgggtgtgtctcatagatgtaattcgacatatgattgtctgaattctactttgacgcataaagattctttgtgtgattttttagaacctatcccttttctgatttatatctgtcgcatagttgttgggatcgtAGAGTGAGATTATTTatattgttcaaatatttcaaaaatgcaacggttgaattatcgggtgtttattattgcactgttgttcgtgttttagagcattgcatgtatatatcacttgttttaaaactgcgatgaaaaatgcttcTTCTCCTCCTGAaatgatgtgtgttttatattatatgattgaaaaatggcttaagtatttcagtgagattccaacggtgtttttgattgcaaaggtcttggatccaaaatggaaattagccggtaccttcaggattttagatttttattataacaatttgagttctattgatcttggtccacttcaagcattgcaagcggataccaatgaccaatggggagtaaacctaaccgaaacatttcaaataaacctcccggaccgatcaattgtccaacaaaccttcgagtttaacttgcgtgctctcaacaccgaatatgaaaccaagtataacagtacccaccaagtcagaagacctacccctcctcaacaatataattttggcttcgcatttcaaacTAATTATGATGActccgacgcgcaatcccaattagccgacctatacagctacagcaccggcgggaGGTCGACCTCAtgtatggtaagtgagttagatttatatttcgattcactctttttctttggtgatgaaggtcctactcctcccgcccaaatcgacgtcatcgattggtggggaacacacgagaaagattttctcgTGTCAATGGCTAAGGAAATTTTTTCGGTTCcagcttccactgtcgccgtcgagtccgctttcagtgttggatcacgtgtgttggatgaatcaagaagtaagctctccgcgaaaaatatggaagctgtgatgttacttgatgattaggccaaagctgacgtcagagaacaagaaaatgattgggatgatcgtcaggaggaatcacaagaagaattcaccggggatgaatcgtaggccaaccgtcaaccgccggccaagcaagccaaataggtaagtaaggtaagagaactacgtgggctttgattccctaatgcaaatgaacattagggatacgtaggcacctcaacttaaattttaaatttaagttgaggtcaagtcctttttcctttctttttttttcatctgtttctactttaaaaatatgcaaatacaattaaataattgtatttgtatatactctagtcggttaagtagatttctctataaggctaaatccgagaaacttttgacaattctactataattgttgattgttagactaaactcaacatttaaagttgaattgctaaaggtgtcatCAATTTAGTCATGTAGAAACATCTCATTCGCTGACTAAGAggatatatacttataaatttattgttcgtaacttcaagtcttttttgtaatttgtaattagcttcgttgtagactagtagtgttgttgtatttaaattttttgtttaagacttcaagttttttgtgatttgtaattgttgtaacttgtaatctcaataaaattgcaattttcatcgtgatttttttaattttatttaagcacatttcataaataaataaataagaaaatgcaaaaaaaaaaaaatttacgaaccgtcgaaccgacccggaaccggcggtttcggccaaaaaccggcggttttgaaccgccccatGAACTGGCTGTTTTTTGAACCGAAatccttggcgggccggttccgattcatgaaaatgttgaaccggaaccggcggttttggaacCGTGTGCATGGCTACAAAGAAGTTTGATTGTAGTTTCACATCAATAACCCAAGTCAAGACCGCGTTTGGCCGGTCGTGCTGAAATTTAAACGAATCAACAAATTCCCGATTCCTCTCTCAATTCGTTCCAGTCAATGCAAAAGCATTGCTTCATAATTCTCTATATAGATTCATTCCTCAAGCATTAGAGGAAATCCATTTCCCTCTTTTTGTCTTCACTGTTCTTCTCCCACTTCGTTTCGAATCGCTCTTCTAATCACTCAAGTCAACTCTGCAAGTCGTAGGATCCGACCCGTTTCGCAGACTCCTCATTCGGGTCCAGATTCTGGTAAAGATCTAATCTTTGTATGATTTTGTAGTGTTCAGCAGTGGTTGGTGGTTATGGCGGTTTCTTACAAAAAATCCCGGATGAAAAATTTGGGTTTTTGCCGGTTGATTTTGATTCTTATTTTTGGAGCTGTTTTCGTGCTGTTATTGTTGAGGGCCAATACTTTTACAGATTTAATAAGTAGATATTCAGTTGAGAGTGACGATTATGAGAGTTTTGAAGCGAATTATAACTACAGTGTCAGTTTTAGCAAGGATTTGAAGCTTCCTCGGCAGAATGAGCTGTCGATTTCACTAGAAAAGCGTAATCAGATGTTGCCTAGGAACTTAGATTTGTACCCTAAGCTAGCCAAGAATCACATAGTGATTGTGTTGTATGTGCATAACCGGCCTCAATACCTTCGTGTGGCCGTAGACAGCCTCTCGAAGGTCAAGGGGATTAGTGAGACTCTCCTCATTGTTAGCCATGATGGTTACTTTGATGAGATGAACAAGGTTGTGGAGGGCATCAAGTTTTGCCAAGTGAAACAGATCTTTGCCCCGTTTTCGCCCCATCTGTTTCCTGATGGATTCCCCGGTGTTTCCTCGAGTGATTGTAGGGATAAGGATGATGCTGTGGTGAAGAAATGTGTGGGGACTCCGGATCAGTATGGCAACCATAGGTCGCCTAAGATTGTGTCGTTGAAGCATCATTGGTGGTGGATGATGAATACGGTGTGGGATGGTTTAAAGGAGACGAGTCAGCATTCGGGGCATATCCTTTTTATTGAGGAGGATCACTTTATTTTCCCTAACGCATACCAAAACTTGCAGCTGCTTGTGAAGCTGAAGCCTAAGAAGTGCCCGGATTGCTATGCTGCGAATCTGGCGCCGTCTGATGTGAAGTCGAAGGGGGAAGGGTGGGAGAGTTTGATAGCGGAGAGGATGGGAAATGTGGGGTACTCTTTCAACCGGACAGTGTGGCGGATGATTCATAGGAAGGCTAGGGAGTTTTGCTCATTTGATGATTATAACTGGGATATAACAATGTGGGCTACCGTTTATCCATCGTTTGGGAGCCCTGTTTACTCTTTGAGGGGACCTAGGACGAGCGCTGTCCACTTTGGGAAGTGTGGTCTGCATCAAGGTCAGAGGGAGAATGCGGCTTGTATTGATAATGGTGTCTTCAATTTTGATGTCGAGGAAACAGATACGGTTCCTAATATTAAATCAGATTGGGGGCTGCATGTGTACAAGCACCAATCCGGCTATCAAGCTGGATTTAGGGGATGGGGAGGCTGGGGAGATAAAAGGGACCGTCAACTATGTTTGGACTTTGCCAAAATGTATTCGACTTCAAAGGCTGATGCGGTGTGATTGGGTGCCGTTTCTTCTACAACCGGCTAAGACATGTGAACTTTAACACAATGTTGTATTCTTTAGTGAAAAGATCGGGATTGCTTGACCTTCTTGAGCAAATCATCAGAATGCTCCTATGTTTACAATAGATGGCACGGGCAGCTGCTACCCGTTGATTGTTTGTTATAGAGCAGAGACGAGCTCTCTCATTACCCGACATGTAAGCAATAAAAAGCTAtgcttttctcttttttaccCAAATTTGTACGAGCTCCCCATCATTTCACACGTCTAATGTACTGATACACGGTTTATTAGTTTCTCATTGCAAATCATAGTACTTAGTTACCATTTTCATCATCTGATAAACTTGTTTCGTTCTTTTCCTGTTGTCCAGTgatactttttttttgttgtctatggtttgatttgttttttagcTTCGGTTGTGTTAGCGAATCATCGCTTCTCACCTCTGCACGCTGCTTAGTATATGCTTCTCGTATTTTGGTAGCAATAGAGAGATCTTTGATGTGTTACTGCTCAATGTTATCACAATGTTGCAATGATAGTTTTCACTATCTGGGAGAAAATTGATGTGCTCTAGGATGTGTTTCATCCTACACTCCGACTCAAAGGACGAACAAGAGGTCGTTGCAGCAGCAGCCTTCGGAGGGAAAATCGAGAGAGTCTTGACAAGGTGCAGCTTCTAAACTTAGGAGATGGCTATGGATGATGAGCTTTTAAAGGTTGTGTTTGTTGATTTCTGCATTCTTGAAAAGCTGTTTCCTTTTCTATGTAGCCAAATAGGTTTGTAATTTCCTACCAATTGTGATAGGGATGTAAATGTCACTGACGCCACCTTGCTCGTGAGCCGGTTCACGGCCACGCGACATTAGCACACCGTGCCTCACATCAGCTCGCGGTCGATCGATGACCATGAGGTGCGAGGCCCAGCCCAGTAGCTACACAGTTATCAACGAATAAGCACTTGTTTTTGTAAAATGCTCTTGACTATCAAAATATAATGTATAAATATCGTGTGCTCGAtaaaatcacaagagctagtcgtgaaatttgaataaatagtagtagtacctTAAAATAACAACTTCACGGATCCAAAATCTTTAGTAATCTGTCAATTCTTGTGAA from Salvia splendens isolate huo1 chromosome 9, SspV2, whole genome shotgun sequence includes:
- the LOC121748633 gene encoding alpha-1,6-mannosyl-glycoprotein 2-beta-N-acetylglucosaminyltransferase-like; the encoded protein is MAVSYKKSRMKNLGFCRLILILIFGAVFVLLLLRANTFTDLISRYSVESDDYESFEANYNYSVSFSKDLKLPRQNELSISLEKRNQMLPRNLDLYPKLAKNHIVIVLYVHNRPQYLRVAVDSLSKVKGISETLLIVSHDGYFDEMNKVVEGIKFCQVKQIFAPFSPHLFPDGFPGVSSSDCRDKDDAVVKKCVGTPDQYGNHRSPKIVSLKHHWWWMMNTVWDGLKETSQHSGHILFIEEDHFIFPNAYQNLQLLVKLKPKKCPDCYAANLAPSDVKSKGEGWESLIAERMGNVGYSFNRTVWRMIHRKAREFCSFDDYNWDITMWATVYPSFGSPVYSLRGPRTSAVHFGKCGLHQGQRENAACIDNGVFNFDVEETDTVPNIKSDWGLHVYKHQSGYQAGFRGWGGWGDKRDRQLCLDFAKMYSTSKADAV
- the LOC121748632 gene encoding adenylosuccinate synthetase 2, chloroplastic-like, producing MNLSSSTSISSTTRTWNSSGRLCGSHPQLSLSIPTLKLNHQKTIICSAAAKSGSTVIEQGLGDSRPETNRIGDLSHVSGVLGSQWGDEGKGKLVDILAQHFEIVARCQGGANAGHTIYNSVGKKFALHLVPSGILNEETICVIGNGVVVHLPGLFNEVDGLEANGVSCKGRILVSDRAHLLFDFHQAVDGLREAELAKSFIGTTRRGIGPCYSSKVIRNGLRVGDLRHMDTFPQKLDILLSDAAARFKDFNYTPEMLRDEVEQYKRFAERLEPFITDTVHFMNDAISRKQKILVEGGQATMLDIDFGTYPFVTSSSPSAGGICTGLGIAPRALGDLIGVVKAYTTRVGSGPFPTEILGKDGDVLRFAGQEFGTTTGRPRRCGWLDIVALKYCSQINGFSSLNLTKLDVLSDLPEIQLGIRYKLPDGSPVHSFPGDLRLLEQIQVEYEVMPGWKVDISSIREYSQLPKAARDYVERIEELVGVPIHYIGVGPGRDALIYK